From Oryza sativa Japonica Group chromosome 4, ASM3414082v1, one genomic window encodes:
- the LOC112938730 gene encoding xyloglucan O-acetyltransferase 4 yields the protein MLMAKGKNSPPNLHGPNYIRNASDVFPCGRKTLGMMLLSVLLVLVLSAYSPEQIFLYPPMPAHNSHQTAINSPHDNAKACNLFNGTWVRDFGGPIYTNTTCPTIPEARNCAKYGKQMDYVNWMWKPHGCAMEKFEPHLFLTIVRGKTLAFAGDSIARNQMESLLCLLSQVNTLCFSSSKCVTKGRLAFNLRKPISPVTQLQQKHQSELVVTPKINLSPGTSGLITLLMVLWTKFIVEDSQRQINGTVVEEHDIHLDKLDPRLATNLHQINILVISTSRWFFRRNYLYEGEELIGCIYCSEDNITSFSVPMAIQRVFRTALKNLKESQECRLQLTVVRTATSAHFENGLWNTGGSCNRTEPLREEAMIDQTEWAIRNAQVEEADRTKKNNGKGGVKIEIIDITKAMSMRPDAHPGIHWNNQWMRGYSDCSHWCLPGPIDMWNELLLAVLNKYKNSLEDQ from the exons ATGCTCATGGCTAAGGGAAAAAATTCTCCACCAAATCTCCATGGCCCAAATTACATTCGAAATGCAAGCGATGTATTTCCCTGCGGAAGAAAAACACTAGGAATGATGCTGCTCTCAGTGCTACTTGTGCTTGTTCTCTCAGCATATTCTCCTGAGCAGATTTTCCTTTACCCTCCAATGCCAGCACACAACTCTCATCAGACGGCCATCAACA GTCCTCATGACAATGCAAAAGCCTGCAATCTGTTCAATGGAACATGGGTTAGGGATTTTGGAGGCCCGATTTACACTAACACAACATGCCCAACGATACCAGAGGCAAGGAACTGTGCAAAGTACGGAAAGCAAATGGATTATGTAAACTGGATGTGGAAACCGCATGGTTGTGCCATGGAAAAATTCGAACCCCATCTATTCTTGACTATTGTCAGAGGGAAGACATTGGCTTTTGCTGGGGATTCGATTGCACGGAACCAGATGGAATCATTGCTCTGTTTACTGTCTCAGGTAAACACCTTGTGTTTTAGTTCTTCTAAATGTGTAACCAAAGGAAGACTTGCTTTTAACTTGCGTAAACCTATATCACCAGTGACACAATTACA ACAG AAGCACCAATCAGAGTTAGTAGTGACACCAAAGATAAATTTGTCACCTGGAACTTCAGGTCTCATAACTTTACTCATGGTTCTTTGGACCAAATTCATAGTAGAAGATTCTCAAAGACAAATCAATGGTACAGTAGTTGAAGAGCATGACATACACTTGGATAAACTTGATCCAAGATTAGCTACAAACTTACACCAGATCAATATTTTAGTCATATCCACCTCGCGTTGGTTCTTCAGAAGAAACTATCTTTACGAAGGTGAGGAGCTCATTGGATGCATATACTGCTCAGAGGATAACATCACAAGCTTCAGTGTCCCTATGGCTATTCAGAGGGTATTTCGAACAGCGCTAAAAAATTTGAAAGAGAGCCAGGAGTGCAGATTGCAATTGACAGTGGTAAGAACAGCAACATCAGCACATTTTGAAAATGGTTTGTGGAATACTGGAGGATCTTGCAATAGAACTGAACCACTGAGAGAGGAAGCAATGATTGATCAAACTGAATGGGCAATAAGAAATGCACAGGTTGAAGAGGCTGATAGAACAAAAAAGAACAACGGCAAGGGAGGGGTGAAAATAGAGATTATAGATATAACCAAAGCTATGTCAATGAGGCCTGATGCACACCCAGGTATCCATTGGAATAACCAGTGGATGAGGGGTTACAGTGATTGTTCGCATTGGTGTCTGCCAGGACCAATTGATATGTGGAATGAGCTACTGCTTGCTGTGCTTAACAAATATAAGAACAGCTTGGAAGATCAATGA
- the LOC4336090 gene encoding GCN5-related N-acetyltransferase 5, chloroplastic, with amino-acid sequence MAAASAAFLLLLPAVSPAAPTHPRLLFSCPPYRSRPRHRARLAASRSSSDGEGDGGIVTGPAGGGGGVFLSPRALSQRDELAAFRYAHSFPHGRLTVRALTPAGDDDESDALVRLLASSFAENVRWAPAQRYEQLLAFVIRRYLFERRGLAPHAAVLVGYYRPAATGDGDEEEGEGNEDDDDYGEMACTAEVSLDAVGAPGAPPTPTPPLDFPYICNMTVKTSLRRRGIGKQLLKACEDLIIKMDAKRHVYLHCRIIDQVPFNMYRKAGYNIVQTDSILVWLSLQKRKHLMSKELLQTSVSSRSTAKDFDDNKLTS; translated from the exons atggccgccgcgtccgcggccttcctcctcctcctcccggccgTCTCCCCAGCCGCCCCGACCCACCCGCGCCTCCTCTTCTCCTGCCCCCCCTACCGCTCGCGGCCTCGCCACCGGGCACGCCTCGCGGCCTCTCGGTCGTCGTCCGatggcgagggcgacggcggcatcGTCACGGGGCCagcggggggagggggaggcgtcTTCCTCTCGCCGCGCGCGCTGTCGCAGCGCGACGAGCTCGCCGCCTTCCGCTACGCGCACTCCTTCCCGCACGGCCGCCTCACCGTGCGGGCGCTCACCCcggcgggcgacgacgacgagtccgACGCGCTCGTCCGCCTCCTCGCGTCGTCCTTCGCCGAGAACGTCAGGTGGGCACCCGCGCAGCGGTACGAGCAGCTCCTCGCGTTCGTCATCCGCCGCTACCTCTTCGAGCGCCGCGGCCTCgccccgcacgccgccgtgCTCGTGGGGTACTACCGCCCCGCCGCCACGGGAGacggggatgaggaggagggcgagggcaacgaggacgacgacgactacgGGGAGATGGCGTGCACGGCGGAGGTGTCGCTGGACGCGGTGGGCGCGCCCGGTGccccgcccacgcccacgccgccgcttgACTTCCCGTACATTTGCAACATGACTGTCAAGACGTCGTTGAGGAG GAGAGGAATTGGAAAACAACTTCTTAAGGCATGCGAGGATCTGATTATCAAGATGGATGCCAAAAGGCACGTATATCTGCACTGTAGGATAATCGACCAAGTTCCATTCAATATGTACAGGAAAGCAGGATATAACATTGTCCAGACTGACAGTATTTTGGTTTGGCTGAGCCTCCAAAAACGCAAGCACTTGATGAGCAAGGAATTACTGCAAACTTCTGTTAGCAGCAGGAGTACAGCCAAAGATTTTGATGATAACAAATTGACAAGCTGA
- the LOC4336091 gene encoding MLP-like protein 423 has protein sequence MASKVELVVEVKSPADKLWTALRDSTELFPKIFPEQYKSIETVEGDGKSAGTVRLLKYTEGVPMVTFAKEKVEVADDEKKVVSYSVVDGELVSFYKNFRVTLQVTPKGGAAAPAADGAVVSWTMDFDKASEEVPDPDVIKETAAKTFHDLDDYLLKN, from the exons atggCGTCCAAGGTTGAGCTGGTGGTGGAGGTGAAGTCGCCGGCGGACAAGCTGTGGACGGCGCTGCGCGACTCGACGGAGCTGTTCCCCAAGATCTTCCCCGAGCAGTACAAGAGCATCGAGACCGTCGAGGGCGACGGCAAGTCCGCCGGCACCGTCCGCCTCCTCAAGTACACCGAAG GGGTGCCGATGGTGACGTTCGCGAAGGagaaggtggaggtggcggaCGACGAGAAGAAGGTGGTGTCGTACAGCGTGGTGGACGGCGAGCTGGTCAGCTTCTACAAGAACTTCAGGGTGACGCTGCAGGTGACCCCcaagggcggcgccgccgcccccgccgccgacggcgcggtGGTGAGCTGGACCATGGACTTCGACAAGGCCAGCGAGGAGGTGCCCGACCCGGACGTCATCAAGGAGACCGCCGCCAAGACCTTCCACGACCTCGACGACTACCTCCTCAAGAACTAG